One stretch of Corynebacterium auriscanis DNA includes these proteins:
- a CDS encoding glycosyltransferase: MASPNTPQPQHMDSPVSALLSIYHRIDPHDLTWALASLHQQSQPAQEVVIVLDGPVGGDLRGVVKKFEKSYRNTTRVVELAHNVGLARALTAGLRECSHDLIARLDADDIAMPQRFEQQVAFMNMHPEVAVLGSALAEFRSEELADQPVRVGNMNADLSTIRQLQTTVRRLPETHRQIERAVKLNSPINHPSAMFRKSAVVDAGGYRHVPFMEDYDLWARMIARGEIMHNDPRPLTWFRTSDQMFQRRSGKAMWRAEISMQRNLVQYGLIGYARAIVNFSLRSAFRALPTPLLSKAYKVIFQRSR; encoded by the coding sequence ATGGCCTCGCCTAACACTCCCCAACCCCAGCACATGGATAGCCCAGTTTCTGCGCTGCTCTCCATCTACCATCGCATCGATCCTCACGACCTCACATGGGCACTGGCGAGCCTGCACCAACAGTCACAGCCGGCCCAGGAAGTTGTGATTGTGCTAGACGGCCCCGTGGGTGGGGACCTGCGCGGCGTCGTCAAAAAATTTGAGAAAAGCTACCGCAACACCACCCGAGTAGTAGAGCTAGCCCACAACGTCGGGCTTGCGCGCGCGTTAACGGCTGGATTGCGGGAGTGCTCGCACGACTTAATTGCACGGTTAGATGCCGATGACATCGCCATGCCACAGCGATTCGAGCAGCAGGTTGCGTTCATGAACATGCACCCTGAGGTGGCAGTGCTAGGAAGCGCACTCGCGGAGTTCCGTTCGGAGGAACTGGCGGACCAACCCGTGCGCGTTGGAAATATGAACGCGGATCTGTCCACCATTCGACAGTTGCAGACAACCGTTCGCCGCCTGCCGGAAACTCACCGGCAGATCGAACGAGCTGTCAAATTAAATTCGCCGATCAATCACCCTTCCGCAATGTTCCGGAAATCGGCAGTAGTCGATGCGGGCGGGTATAGGCATGTGCCATTTATGGAGGATTATGACCTTTGGGCAAGGATGATCGCAAGGGGAGAAATAATGCATAATGATCCACGTCCCCTCACATGGTTCCGCACTTCGGATCAGATGTTTCAACGTCGCAGCGGTAAGGCGATGTGGCGAGCCGAAATTTCGATGCAACGCAACCTTGTTCAATACGGGTTAATTGGGTATGCAAGGGCTATTGTGAATTTCAGCCTGCGCAGCGCGTTTCGCGCGCTACCAACGCCCCTGTTAAGCAAGGCGTACAAGGTCATTTTCCAGCGGTCCCG